A genomic region of Phycodurus eques isolate BA_2022a unplaced genomic scaffold, UOR_Pequ_1.1 contig_27, whole genome shotgun sequence contains the following coding sequences:
- the LOC133398248 gene encoding oocyte zinc finger protein XlCOF6.1-like: MCARTAEYEEELWGPKEEKEPQRQLLDAAFNLQPRIVLRRADVSENLYPERQQSVSPHIKEEEEEEEVQHIKEEEEEFLHIKEEEQEDIIKVPSTGVPLKSEDEGRREERRGAEPPNGNSSRDGDHCGGSQTDGDDDDDEQLEGDMTCHTISKCWKCSKCRKTFASKSNFKQHVKIHTGEKTFACSACGKRFTRKGHLKIHTRTHTGEKPFACSVCGQRFNEKGTLIIHTRTHTGEKPFGCSVCGHRFTQKGYLKMHTRTHTGEKHFACSVCGQRFSQRGHLTSHTRTHTGEKPFACSVCGQRFSQKESLNRHTRTHTGEKPFVCSVCGQRFSLKENLNRHTRTHTGEKPFACSVCGKRFSEKGHLTSHTRTHTGEKPFACSVCGQRFSRQARVKTHKCPGEKSSDQEAFNANVNV, from the exons atgtgtgcaaggacagcagagtacgaggaggaactttggggcccaaaagaggagaaggagccacaacGTCAACTGCTGGACGCTGCGTTCAATCTGCAGCCTCGAATTGTGCTACGCAGAGCAG ACGTCAGTGAAAATCTTTATCCTGAGCGGCAGCAGTCAGTGTCCcctcacatcaaagaggaagaggaggaggaagaggttcaacacatcaaagaggaggaggaagagttccttcacattaaagaggaagagcaggaggacATCATCAAGGttccatcgactggtgtccctttgaagagtgaagatgaaggtcgaCGTGAGGAGAGACGAGGGGCGGAGCCACCAAACGGCAACAGCTCAAgagatggagaccactgtggaggatcacaaacagacggtgatgatgatgatgatgaacagttggaaggtgatatgacatgtcacactatcagcaaatgctggaaatgttctaaatgtaggaaaacctttgcttctaagagcaatttcaaacaacacgtgaaaatacacactggagagaagacTTTTGCATGCTCAGCTTGTGGGAAAAGATTCACTCGGAAGGggcacttaaaaatacacacaagaacacacactggtgagaaaccttttgcatgctcagtttgcggtcaaagattcaaTGAAAAGGGAACTTTAAttatacacacaagaacacacactggtgagaaaccttttggatgctcagtttgtggtcacaGATTCACACAGAAGGGATacttaaaaatgcacacaagaacacacactggtgagaaacattttgcatgctcagtttgtggtcaaagattctctcaaagGGGACATTTgacaagtcacacaagaacacacactggtgagaagccttttgcctgctcagtttgtggtcaaagattctcccaAAAGGAAAGCttaaacagacacacaagaacacacactggtgagaagccttttgtctgctcagtttgtggtcaaagattctccctAAAGGAAAACTTAAatagacacacaagaacccacactggtgagaaaccttttgcatgctcagtttgtggtaaacgattctctgaaaagggacatttgacaagtcacacaagaacacacactggtgagaaaccttttgcctgctcagtttgtggtcaaagattctctcgtcaGGCTCGggttaagacacacaagtgtccTGGTGAGAAAagcagtgatcaagaagcttttaatgcaaatgtaaatgtttaa